The Colwellia sp. M166 genome segment CAGCACGCATAACAGCTCCAACATTTGACGGACTTTTGGGATCAGTTAAACCAATAACTACATTTTCATTCTTCAATTTCATTTCCAACTTTCTCAATACGCTAGGTCTTAATTTTGTCTGATTTTGCGCTGCAAGTGCAGAGACTACAAGTAAATTATTTTTGCAGCGTAAGCCTAGCTTTTATTCCAAAATACTATTACAGCTTTCTATTAAATTAATATCTGATAGCATCAGATATTAAAATTTTTCTAATTTAGTCAATTTATGGGCCTATTTCATGAAAGCGAAAATCAATATTTTAACCTTATTACTTTCAAGCAGTGTCTTTTGTTCTGCTAATGCGGCAACTATTAGTGCTGCTCCATTAGTTTCCGTGCCAAGTCATGAAAGTTTCTTCAATAGTATAAAAGCCTTATGTCATAAAGCATTTGAAGGTCAAGTGACAGTCGATAACGCTAGTGGCGGTGGTTTTAGTAATAAAAAACTTATGATGCATATTAGAAAGTGCTCCGATGAAAAACTTGAAATTCCTTTTCATGTCGGTGATGACGCCTCTCGCACTTGGATAATTACAAAAACCGGCTCAGGACTTTCATTAAAACATGATCACCGTCATCAAGATGGCAGCTACGATGAATCTACTATGTATGGCGGACATACTAATGACGCTGGTTGGGCACAAGTACAGTCTTTTCCTGCTGATGAGTATTCAAAACAATTATTTGTCAAAACAGGCATACCACAATCGGTTGGCAACACATGGCAAATGTTTATCTACCCTGAGAAGTTTAGCTATCGGTTGATTCGTCAAGGGCGAGAGTTTCGTGTTGACTTTGATTTAACTAAAGCAGTTCAAGCACCGGCTGCTCCTTGGGGTTATAGCGATAAGTAAAGCATTGTGGTTAAATCACCTGCTGATGATTTCATAAATACAGAAATAAACACTTACATTTACACTTGTTAATTTCATTTAAATGATGGAACTTTAAAATAGCGGCTTAGTCAAAAATCAAGCCGTTATTTTATGAAAGTTTAAAGGAAATATAATGAAAAATACTATATTAAGTTTCGTCAAAACAAATACCTCACTATTAGTATTCATCTCCTTGATGTTAGTTTTTCGCAGTGCAGTTGCTGATTGGAATGACGTCCCCACCGGCTCCATGAAGCCAACGATTGTAGAGGGAGATCGTATTTTAATTAATAAAATGGCTTATGACTTAAAATTGCCTTTTAGTCAAAAAACACTTGTAAACTTTGCTGACCCTAAGCGCAATGACATTGTAATTTTTGAATCTGAGGCGGCAAAAAAACGCTTAGTAAAACGGGTGATTGGCATTCCAGGAGATACCGTATCAATGGTTAACAATCAATTATCCATTAATCATCAAGTCGCTGATTACACCATAGTCTCTCGCAAGAAAAATTATACCCTGAGTCAAGAAAGCATTGCCGGCAATACTCATTTAATACGAACTAAAGTCCAACCTGGTAATGCCAATCAACCTCGCAGAGCAAACTTTCGTGAAATAACCATTCCTGCAGGCTTTTATCTTATGATGGGTGACAACCGTGACAATAGTGCTGACTCTCGTTCAATTGGTTTAGTACCACGTGAAGAAATCATTGGTCGTTCTAACAAAGTCGTTTTTTCTTTAAATTATGAACAATATTTAGTGCCACGCAGTGAGCGTTTTTTAAAAGCTATTTAACTGCTAATGATTTGACTTTTGATATCGATTTAAAGCGCAGTGGTTAACCAGCTTATTCTGCTAACTATAGCGCTTACTTATCTTATTTCTGCTAAATTTTCTAGTTACAATAACGTTAGCGACTGCCACTCTTTAAGCGCTTCTTCTTGACCATTTTTTGCTTTGATATATAAATTTAACAACCTAATTTCATGGCACTGTTTATCCTCAATAGGCTTAGCTAAAACTTCAATTAAAGATATACCTGAGTGCTTTAATGTTGCTTTAAATTCAGCAATAAACTCAGCGACGGTATCAATAGTGGTTGAACGTCCCTGATAGCCTTTAATCACTTGATGAACATCAAACCTTTCATCATTACAATGATAGATCGCCTCATCACCGCTTTTACCTAAATGAAAAACATTATTACGCATATAAATAATCGTGACATCCGTATTATCTTTTAAGAAGTGAATCAAATCATTCAACTGAAAGTGGAAGCCACCATCACCAATGATAACCACAGCTCTTTCATCGAGCGCATTATCTTGTAAACGTTGAGCAACCACACGTGCATAAGGTAATGCCGTGCCCATAGCGCCATACCAAGGATTTGTCAGCCAACTGCGGCCTAGCGATGATTGTCTTACTTTTAAACTATAGCTAGCGAAATAGGAATTCCCGACTTCAGGTAAATACACTAAATTAGTCTTAACCTCAGCTTGTATGCTATTTAAAGTACTCGCCAAATTATTAAAATCAAGTTCATGGCAAGGAGTTATCTCTTGTGGTTCAACAGATGGCGGCTTAAAATCAAATGTTTTCTTATGACGTTGTAATAACAATTGGAATATTTCTACTAAATCTTTTTCTAATAATGTTCCGCCTTTAAGTAAGGTTTTATTTTCAAAAGCTTCAACTTTATGCGTGCCAGTTGCAAAAGCAATATTACTGTCTTGCGGCAAAATACTGCTAGCCACATCAATAATATAATCAACTTTTTGCTCGATATAATGGCGACCAGATGTCTGAGTGAATACACCGTTATATGAGCCCAAACAAAGTCTGTGATACTCATTAAAAATGCCTTTTGCAAACCAGCTAGTAGCATATGGAATACTAAATTTATCAGCAAACGTCATCAGCAGACGCTGTAATTTATGATTGTGCTTTAACCTATCACCTAAATATAATAGCGGAAACTGGGCATTATTAAGTTTTTCAACTATCGCATTAACGACAAGTTCAGAGCCGGTAAGTATGTGCTCACACCCGCAAATTGCAGCCGTATTTTTAGGCAACTGAATAGATTGTGTTTTTTGGAAAACTTGATCCCGAGGTACTTCAATAAAAACCGGCTGTTTGGTTTTGTAAGCATGCGCCACTAGCTGATAAAACCGTTCGCCAGCAATATTAGGATGCCCGGGTGCTCTTTGACCTTGTAAACGTTCAACTTTCATACCCAAGGCAGCAAAAGCATTTAAAGCACTATCATACTCAGTTTTCCAAGCTGTATTTGGGTGTAAGGTATGGTGAATTGCTAGATTAGCGACTTCTGATTCTGCGGGAGCGCCTGAAATAAAAATCACAGGCAAACCTTCAGTTACCGCCAATGCCGCAGCAGATGTACATGGTAAACTACCGACCATATAAGTTGATAAACAAAAGCCGATGCCATCAATTTCAGCTTTTGCACAAGCAGAAAATCCGGCATGCATTTCATTGCTTGATGGACATATAGTTACTTTTGGCGCGATAGCAGCAATTAAATTGGCCGCAAAATCCCCTCCTACACCATAAACTCTTTCAGCGCCAAAAAATTGGATCACCTCAGTGATAACATTTCCTAAAGTTGGCAAGCTATCATTATATGCCTTACCTAAATTCATTTCATACGACATCGTCAGTTAACCTTTGACGTTATTTTAAATAAGTCTGCGACTTTACTAAGAAAAACATATTCATCAACTGATCAAGATCATGTTTATGCTTGGCCGTTAGTATTAACCAAGAAAGCCTGTGTCAGCAGTACTTTACACTCAATGTAAAGTACTTTAAAAAGCCTAAAAGCACGCTTAGTCTTGTTGTTTTCTTTAAAGCAACTTATGATTCATGCAATTTTTAACATATTGAGCCATAAGAAATAAATTTATGAACTTCTCGAAATTTTCAAAAATATCACTTCTAGTATTCACCTTTGCTAGTCTCTCGGCTTCTGCAACCAAAGTGGAATTTACAACATCACACGGCAATTTCACTGTTAACTTACACGACGAAACAACGCCTATAACAGTCAATAACTTCCTAAAGTATATTAACGATG includes the following:
- the lepB gene encoding signal peptidase I, which produces MKNTILSFVKTNTSLLVFISLMLVFRSAVADWNDVPTGSMKPTIVEGDRILINKMAYDLKLPFSQKTLVNFADPKRNDIVIFESEAAKKRLVKRVIGIPGDTVSMVNNQLSINHQVADYTIVSRKKNYTLSQESIAGNTHLIRTKVQPGNANQPRRANFREITIPAGFYLMMGDNRDNSADSRSIGLVPREEIIGRSNKVVFSLNYEQYLVPRSERFLKAI
- a CDS encoding thiamine pyrophosphate-dependent enzyme, which gives rise to MSYEMNLGKAYNDSLPTLGNVITEVIQFFGAERVYGVGGDFAANLIAAIAPKVTICPSSNEMHAGFSACAKAEIDGIGFCLSTYMVGSLPCTSAAALAVTEGLPVIFISGAPAESEVANLAIHHTLHPNTAWKTEYDSALNAFAALGMKVERLQGQRAPGHPNIAGERFYQLVAHAYKTKQPVFIEVPRDQVFQKTQSIQLPKNTAAICGCEHILTGSELVVNAIVEKLNNAQFPLLYLGDRLKHNHKLQRLLMTFADKFSIPYATSWFAKGIFNEYHRLCLGSYNGVFTQTSGRHYIEQKVDYIIDVASSILPQDSNIAFATGTHKVEAFENKTLLKGGTLLEKDLVEIFQLLLQRHKKTFDFKPPSVEPQEITPCHELDFNNLASTLNSIQAEVKTNLVYLPEVGNSYFASYSLKVRQSSLGRSWLTNPWYGAMGTALPYARVVAQRLQDNALDERAVVIIGDGGFHFQLNDLIHFLKDNTDVTIIYMRNNVFHLGKSGDEAIYHCNDERFDVHQVIKGYQGRSTTIDTVAEFIAEFKATLKHSGISLIEVLAKPIEDKQCHEIRLLNLYIKAKNGQEEALKEWQSLTLL